Proteins encoded together in one Candidatus Sulfotelmatobacter sp. window:
- a CDS encoding FKBP-type peptidyl-prolyl cis-trans isomerase: MQKPLTTVFQLLAAGMMLLGYAPAQQTPAAPAAQPTAPASASTPAPKAQAPAAKKATTSAKSATTLTLKTQKEKASYALGMKIGGDLRRQSVNTAIDPALTARGLKDALAGSKTMLMTEDEEKAALTQLQTEMRGKMEAKSKEAAAVGHKEGDAFLAANKSKDGVVTLPSGLQYKILTAGTGPKPTASDTVTVNYKGTLIDGSEFDSSYKRGQPATFPVGGVIKGWTEALQLMPVGSKWQLFIPADLAYGDQGRPGIPPGATLVFEVELISIGEAKK, from the coding sequence ATGCAAAAACCGCTCACCACAGTGTTTCAACTATTGGCCGCCGGGATGATGCTTCTGGGCTATGCCCCGGCGCAGCAGACTCCGGCTGCCCCCGCAGCTCAACCGACAGCACCGGCTTCCGCTTCCACTCCGGCCCCAAAAGCGCAGGCTCCGGCCGCCAAGAAAGCGACCACAAGCGCAAAATCCGCTACTACTCTTACTCTCAAGACCCAAAAAGAAAAGGCGAGCTACGCGCTGGGAATGAAAATCGGCGGCGATCTGCGCCGGCAAAGCGTGAATACAGCTATCGATCCCGCCCTCACCGCGCGCGGATTGAAAGACGCTCTGGCCGGCAGCAAAACGATGTTGATGACCGAAGACGAAGAGAAGGCCGCCCTAACGCAATTGCAAACCGAGATGCGAGGAAAAATGGAGGCCAAATCCAAAGAAGCGGCCGCCGTCGGCCATAAAGAGGGCGATGCGTTCCTCGCGGCGAACAAAAGTAAAGACGGAGTTGTGACGCTGCCCAGCGGATTGCAGTACAAAATCCTGACTGCCGGCACCGGACCGAAGCCGACTGCGAGCGACACCGTGACCGTCAACTACAAAGGGACGCTGATCGACGGGAGCGAGTTCGACAGTTCCTACAAGCGTGGACAACCTGCAACGTTTCCCGTGGGCGGAGTAATCAAAGGCTGGACCGAGGCATTGCAATTGATGCCGGTCGGCTCGAAATGGCAACTCTTCATCCCGGCCGATCTGGCCTACGGCGATCAGGGCCGTCCCGGTATCCCGCCTGGGGCGACGCTCGTTTTTGAGGTCGAACTGATCTCGATTGGAGAGGCGAAGAAATAG
- a CDS encoding response regulator, producing MKILLVEDSKPMRRENESALLKAGYEVICAEDGEMAVQMAQEHKPDLILLDMILPKMSGPEVLRQLKTDARTAQIPVVVVSSLSEKNREKLMEEGADDYLVKNELMPSQGVNLLPKMLENIICRINRRRGIAFSNVPVQ from the coding sequence GTGAAGATTCTCTTAGTGGAAGACAGCAAACCCATGCGGCGAGAGAATGAGTCTGCCTTGCTCAAAGCGGGATATGAAGTGATTTGCGCCGAGGATGGAGAAATGGCTGTGCAAATGGCGCAAGAGCATAAACCGGACTTGATTTTGCTGGACATGATCCTGCCCAAGATGAGCGGACCCGAAGTTCTGCGGCAATTGAAAACCGATGCCCGGACCGCCCAGATCCCCGTCGTAGTAGTCAGCAGCCTCTCGGAGAAGAACCGGGAGAAACTGATGGAAGAGGGCGCCGACGACTATCTGGTAAAGAACGAACTCATGCCCAGTCAAGGCGTCAACCTGCTGCCGAAAATGCTGGAGAACATTATCTGCCGCATCAACCGCAGGCGCGGAATCGCTTTTTCCAACGTGCCGGTGCAGTAG
- a CDS encoding YihY/virulence factor BrkB family protein yields MSDPPFTAPPHTDTVRQRTVVGPARDSPSLGSRRPGSRSLLVSTMKYLMRTDVHTFAFSVAANSILAFFPFVVLLLTLIRRVFHSRVMSDVIIELLRDYLPAGQDFVIRNLNSMVNSRQRVQAVSLVILLVTSSGVFLPLEVALNRIWRFENNRSYLGNQLISLGLALACGVLALLSIALTAGPVAFMEFLLRGYGTGFVRLIGFLMMKVFAIAASIAIFFLIYWLLPNGKVPARTVLPAAVIMGLLSEALKYAYILALPWLNFQEVYGPFALSVSMMFWAFLSGLLLLAGANLSAEEHLQRSL; encoded by the coding sequence GTGTCCGACCCTCCTTTCACCGCACCGCCGCATACCGATACCGTACGGCAGCGTACAGTAGTCGGCCCGGCGCGCGATTCGCCTAGCCTGGGCTCGCGCAGACCCGGTTCGCGCAGCTTGCTCGTCTCCACCATGAAGTACTTGATGCGGACCGATGTTCACACTTTCGCGTTCTCCGTCGCGGCGAATTCGATACTGGCGTTCTTTCCCTTCGTCGTCCTGCTGCTGACTCTGATCCGCCGCGTCTTTCATTCCCGCGTCATGTCCGACGTCATCATCGAACTCCTCCGCGACTACCTGCCGGCGGGTCAGGATTTCGTGATCCGCAACCTCAATTCCATGGTCAATTCGCGCCAGCGCGTGCAGGCGGTATCGCTGGTCATCCTGCTGGTGACTTCGTCCGGTGTGTTCCTGCCGCTGGAAGTGGCACTCAACCGAATCTGGCGCTTCGAGAACAATCGATCCTACCTGGGCAATCAATTGATCTCGCTTGGCCTGGCCTTGGCCTGCGGCGTTCTGGCCTTGCTCTCGATCGCGCTGACCGCGGGGCCAGTTGCGTTCATGGAATTCTTGCTTCGCGGCTATGGCACCGGCTTTGTGCGCCTGATTGGATTCCTGATGATGAAAGTTTTCGCCATCGCCGCCAGCATCGCCATTTTCTTTCTCATCTACTGGCTGCTGCCCAACGGAAAAGTTCCGGCGCGCACGGTGCTGCCCGCGGCGGTCATTATGGGACTGCTTTCTGAGGCATTGAAATACGCCTATATCCTTGCTCTGCCCTGGCTGAATTTTCAGGAAGTCTACGGCCCCTTCGCGCTCTCGGTGAGCATGATGTTCTGGGCTTTTCTCTCCGGCCTGCTGCTCCTGGCTGGCGCCAATCTTTCCGCGGAAGAACATCTGCAACGTTCCCTCTGA
- a CDS encoding cold-shock protein, with product MREKGTVKWFNGAKGYGFIQRSTGEDVFVHFSAIQENGYRTLNEGETVEFDLLKGPKGFQAANVVRA from the coding sequence GTGAGAGAGAAAGGTACAGTAAAGTGGTTCAATGGGGCGAAGGGGTATGGATTTATCCAACGCTCCACGGGGGAAGATGTATTCGTGCACTTCTCCGCGATCCAGGAGAACGGCTACCGCACGCTCAATGAAGGAGAGACCGTGGAGTTTGACCTGCTGAAGGGCCCCAAAGGCTTTCAAGCGGCAAACGTCGTCCGCGCATAA